One segment of Macrotis lagotis isolate mMagLag1 chromosome 1, bilby.v1.9.chrom.fasta, whole genome shotgun sequence DNA contains the following:
- the NEUROD1 gene encoding neurogenic differentiation factor 1 produces MTKSYSESGLMGEPQPQGPPSWTDECLSSQDEEHEADKKDDDLEAMNPEEDSLRNEEEDEEEDLEEEEEEEEEDDDQKPKRRGPKKKKMTKARMERFKLRRMKANARERNRMHGLNAALDNLRKVVPCYSKTQKLSKIETLRLAKNYIWALSEILRSGKSPDLVSFVQTLCKGLSQPTTNLVAGCLQLNPRTFLPEQNQDMPPHLPSASASFPVHPYSYQSPGLPSPPYGTMDSSHIFHVKPPPHSYGAALEPFFESTLTDCTSPSFDGPLSPPLSINGNFSFKHEPSTEFDKNYAFTMHYPAATLAGAQGHGSIFSGTAAPRCEIPIDNIMSYDSHSHHERVMSAQLNAIFHD; encoded by the coding sequence atgaccaaatcgTACAGTGAGAGCGGGCTAATGGGGGAGCCTCAGCCCCAGGGTCCCCCGAGTTGGACAGACGAGTGTCTTAGTTCTCAGGATGAGGAGCACGAGGCTGACAAGAAGGACGACGATCTTGAAGCCATGAACCCGGAGGAGGACTCATTAAGAAACGAGGAAGAGGACGAAGAAGAAGActtggaagaagaggaggaggaggaagaggaagacgACGATCAAAAACCCAAGCGACGTGGTCCTAAAAAGAAGAAGATGACTAAGGCCCGGATGGAGCGATTCAAGCTAAGGCGCATGAAGGCTAATGCTCGGGAGAGAAATCGCATGCACGGGCTAAACGCTGCGCTGGACAATCTGCGCAAAGTGGTCCCCTGCTACTCCAAGACACAGAAACTGTCCAAAATCGAAACTCTGCGTCTGGCCAAGAACTACATTTGGGCTCTTTCCGAGATACTGCGCTCCGGAAAGAGCCCAGACCTAGTGTCCTTTGTACAGACCCTCTGCAAAGGCTTATCGCAGCCCACCACCAATCTGGTAGCTGGCTGCCTACAGCTCAACCCTCGGACTTTCCTGccggagcagaaccaggacatgCCACCCCATTTACCTTCTGCCAGCGCTTCCTTTCCGGTGCATCCTTACTCCTACCAATCTCCCGGGCTTCCCAGCCCGCCCTATGGGACCATGGACAGCTCCCACATCTTCCACGTAAAGCCGCCGCCTCACTCCTATGGGGCGGCCCTGGAGCCCTTTTTCGAAAGTACTCTCACTGATTGCACCAGCCCTTCCTTTGACGGACCCCTCAGCCCACCACTCAGCATCAATGGGAACTTCTCTTTCAAACATGAACCCTCCACCGAGTTTGATAAAAATTATGCCTTTACCATGCACTATCCTGCAGCTACCCTGGCAGGAGCCCAAGGCCATGGATCAATCTTCTCTGGCACTGCTGCCCCCCGCTGTGAGATCCCAATAGACAACATTATGTCCTATGATAGCCATTCACATCATGAGCGAGTCATGAGTGCCCAGCTCAATGCCATCTTTCACGATTAA